The Candidatus Curtissbacteria bacterium genome window below encodes:
- a CDS encoding helix-turn-helix domain-containing protein, which produces MALGDDWPELLTVKEVAKILRVAPLTVKRWGKRGKLPAIRINSRGDRRYKKEAVLWLLGQQSGGSTNQ; this is translated from the coding sequence CTCTTGGAGATGACTGGCCCGAATTATTAACCGTAAAAGAAGTTGCAAAGATCTTGCGCGTTGCCCCACTAACCGTCAAACGATGGGGCAAACGCGGTAAACTTCCCGCAATCCGCATAAATTCCCGTGGCGACCGTCGTTATAAGAAAGAAGCGGTTTTGTGGCTTCTCGGTCAACAATCAGGCGGCAGCACAAATCAGTAA